In a genomic window of Lycium ferocissimum isolate CSIRO_LF1 chromosome 9, AGI_CSIRO_Lferr_CH_V1, whole genome shotgun sequence:
- the LOC132029701 gene encoding uncharacterized protein LOC132029701 — MATLFGPLHAFHRSTSSHRRFISQHSSDARSIFNHQAFIPLNNQPHHHLLVVKQNKQLSKSINAADTDITTLTSDPDITWQIVIGSLAGVTPFVVAGVEFSKRIVKQRKCEVCGGSGLVLKNNKFYKRCPSCGGFLPWQSWRRFFMG; from the exons ATGGCTACTCTATTTGGGCCTCTTCATGCCTTCCATAGAAGCACCTCTAGCCATAGAAGATTCATCTCTCAACATTCTTCAGATGCCAGATCAATATTCAATCATCAGGCCTTTATTCCCTTAAACAATCAACCccatcatcatcttcttgttgttaaacaaaataagcaATTAAGCAAGTCAATTAACGCAGCTGACACCGATATTACAACACTCACTTCAGACCCCGATATCACTTGGCAAATTGTCATTGGCTCTTTAG CCGGTGTGACACCTTTTGTGGTTGCTGGAGTCGAGTTCAGCAAAAGAATC GTGAAACAGAGGAAATGTGAAGTTTGTGGGGGTTCAGGACTTGTTCTCAAGAACAACAAATTTTATAAGCGATGTCCTAGTTGTG GCGGATTTCTGCCGTGGCagtcttggagaagattcttcaTGGGTTAA